One Cryobacterium psychrophilum DNA segment encodes these proteins:
- the lgt gene encoding prolipoprotein diacylglyceryl transferase, with amino-acid sequence MTIFASIPSPGISYFDLGPLRIHFYALFILAGIVVAVWLTSRRLTRRGGQPELVLDIALWTVPLGIVGGRLYHVVTHPTNYFYPGADLWKTLYVWEGGLAIFGAVLFGAVGAYIACHRAGLRFLSFADALAPGMLIAQALGRLGNYFNQELFGAPTTLPWGLQIEATNPAFPMGLPTETLFQPLFLYEMLWNLFGVLVILLAERQFNLRWGKTIGLYLIWYGIGRTWLEALRLDPTEFLLAGLKINMVTAMTVALIGLLLIIVQWRRHPEPETSPYLPGHSLSPATAVATKSSAATRRSSTSHGDRQ; translated from the coding sequence GTGACAATCTTCGCCAGTATCCCCAGCCCAGGCATCAGTTATTTCGACCTCGGCCCGCTCCGCATACATTTCTACGCGCTGTTTATCCTCGCCGGCATTGTCGTCGCTGTCTGGCTCACGTCTCGGCGCCTCACCCGGCGCGGCGGCCAACCCGAACTTGTGCTTGATATCGCGCTGTGGACCGTGCCGCTGGGTATTGTGGGCGGCCGCCTGTACCACGTAGTCACCCATCCGACCAATTACTTCTATCCCGGCGCGGACCTCTGGAAGACCCTCTACGTGTGGGAGGGCGGACTAGCCATCTTCGGCGCGGTTCTCTTCGGCGCGGTAGGCGCCTACATCGCCTGCCATCGAGCCGGGTTGCGCTTCTTATCCTTCGCCGACGCTTTGGCACCGGGAATGCTGATCGCTCAGGCACTAGGGAGGCTCGGCAACTATTTCAACCAAGAGCTCTTCGGCGCACCGACCACCCTCCCGTGGGGCCTGCAAATCGAGGCAACTAATCCTGCCTTCCCAATGGGACTTCCGACCGAGACTCTTTTCCAGCCACTGTTCCTGTACGAGATGCTGTGGAACCTCTTCGGCGTCCTCGTCATCCTGCTGGCCGAGCGTCAGTTCAATCTGCGTTGGGGGAAGACCATCGGCCTGTACCTGATCTGGTACGGCATCGGCCGAACCTGGCTGGAAGCTCTTCGGTTGGATCCGACCGAGTTCCTTCTCGCCGGTCTGAAAATCAACATGGTCACCGCCATGACCGTCGCCCTGATCGGGCTCCTTCTGATCATCGTGCAATGGCGTCGCCACCCGGAACCAGAAACGTCCCCCTATTTGCCTGGTCACAGCTTGTCGCCGGCAACGGCGGTCGCCACCAAGTCATCCGCCGCCACCCGACGATCGTCGACCTCGCACGGCGACCGCCAATGA
- a CDS encoding heavy metal translocating P-type ATPase — protein sequence MSDHHEHQNFRPSPTADNDDQSDKSMSDHSRMNPAASGHGEGDHGGHAGHGDHVAIFRRLFWVMFLIGAPVVGFSGMFANILGYPLPAVSWVAWISPVLGTVMYVWGGRPFLSGAVGELKGRKPGMMLLIALAITVAFVASWGASLGFLDQELDFWWELALLIVIMLLGHWIEMRSLAQTSTALESLAALLPDEAERLDGDEVVVVSPSELTVGDLVVVRPGGRVPADGEVTEGTADVDESMITGESKPVSRGPGSRVVAGTVATDTALRVRVTAVGDETALAGIQRLVSEAQNSTSKAQGVANTAAGWLFWFALGAAVLTAIAWSLLANRDDAVIRTITVLVIACPHALGLAIPLVVSISTERAAKGGVLIKDRLALESMRLVDTVLFDKTGTLTKGEPAVSGISVVAGQTEAGVLALAAAVESDSEHPLAKAIVAGAKSRGYDVPRATGFQASAAIGVEAQVGGQRVSVGGPSLLRSHDAQPLSVTKGWADEGAIILHVLADGEVIGALRLEDEVREESRQAVDALHARGIQVVMITGDAEAVAHSVAAELGIDRVFAGVHPEDKSAKVAELQGEGRKVAMVGDGINDAPALAQANVGIAIGAGTDVAIASAGVILASDDPRSVLSVIELSRASYRKMKQNLWWAAGYNLISVPLAAGVLAPIGFVLPVAVGALLMSASTVVVALNAQLLRRLDLSPEASVAAALGVHGTKAPATLVQSR from the coding sequence ATGAGTGACCATCACGAGCACCAGAATTTTCGGCCATCGCCTACTGCCGACAACGATGACCAGAGTGACAAGTCGATGAGCGACCATTCGAGGATGAACCCGGCGGCATCGGGCCACGGCGAGGGCGATCACGGCGGCCATGCGGGCCACGGCGATCACGTCGCCATCTTCCGGCGGTTGTTCTGGGTGATGTTTCTAATCGGAGCACCGGTTGTCGGATTCAGCGGCATGTTCGCGAACATTCTCGGCTACCCGCTTCCAGCCGTTTCCTGGGTTGCGTGGATTTCGCCTGTTCTCGGTACGGTCATGTACGTCTGGGGCGGGCGCCCCTTCCTAAGCGGCGCAGTTGGAGAGCTAAAAGGCCGCAAGCCCGGAATGATGCTTCTCATCGCGCTGGCAATTACTGTGGCGTTCGTTGCCTCCTGGGGCGCGAGCCTGGGGTTTCTCGACCAGGAGCTGGACTTCTGGTGGGAGCTGGCGCTGTTGATCGTGATCATGCTGCTGGGCCACTGGATCGAGATGAGATCGCTGGCTCAGACCTCGACCGCGCTCGAATCTCTGGCCGCGCTTCTGCCCGATGAGGCGGAACGGCTCGACGGTGACGAGGTCGTCGTAGTGTCACCGTCCGAGCTCACTGTCGGCGACCTCGTGGTTGTGCGACCGGGTGGTCGGGTCCCCGCCGACGGCGAAGTCACGGAGGGGACCGCCGATGTCGACGAATCGATGATCACCGGGGAATCGAAACCGGTAAGCCGCGGTCCGGGCTCCCGAGTCGTCGCTGGAACCGTTGCCACCGACACCGCATTGCGCGTTCGGGTGACTGCCGTCGGCGACGAGACCGCATTGGCCGGCATCCAGCGCCTGGTCAGCGAGGCGCAAAACTCGACATCCAAGGCTCAGGGGGTTGCCAATACCGCCGCCGGCTGGCTTTTCTGGTTTGCACTGGGAGCTGCTGTGCTCACCGCGATTGCCTGGAGCCTTCTCGCGAACCGCGACGACGCGGTCATTCGCACGATCACCGTCCTGGTGATCGCGTGCCCCCACGCCTTGGGCCTGGCCATTCCTCTTGTCGTATCCATCTCAACAGAGCGGGCGGCCAAGGGCGGCGTGTTGATCAAGGATCGTTTGGCCTTGGAAAGCATGCGTCTGGTGGATACAGTGCTCTTCGATAAGACAGGGACGTTGACCAAGGGCGAACCGGCAGTGTCGGGAATATCGGTCGTGGCTGGCCAGACGGAAGCTGGCGTTCTTGCCCTGGCCGCTGCTGTTGAGTCAGACAGTGAGCATCCGCTGGCCAAAGCCATCGTGGCGGGCGCAAAATCCCGCGGCTACGACGTGCCCCGCGCAACCGGCTTTCAGGCATCTGCGGCGATCGGCGTCGAAGCTCAGGTTGGCGGTCAGCGGGTAAGCGTCGGCGGGCCGAGCCTGCTCCGGAGCCACGATGCCCAGCCGCTCAGTGTGACGAAGGGATGGGCCGATGAAGGCGCCATCATCCTGCACGTACTCGCCGACGGCGAGGTGATCGGAGCCCTTCGTTTGGAGGATGAGGTTCGTGAGGAATCCCGTCAAGCGGTGGATGCCTTGCACGCCCGAGGAATTCAAGTGGTCATGATCACCGGCGATGCCGAAGCCGTCGCTCACTCTGTCGCGGCGGAGTTGGGAATCGACCGGGTTTTCGCCGGCGTGCACCCGGAAGACAAGTCAGCCAAGGTCGCCGAGCTGCAGGGCGAGGGTCGCAAGGTCGCCATGGTCGGTGACGGTATCAATGACGCTCCGGCTTTGGCGCAAGCGAACGTCGGGATCGCCATCGGCGCCGGTACCGATGTTGCCATTGCCTCGGCCGGCGTCATCCTGGCTAGCGACGACCCACGCTCGGTGCTTTCGGTCATTGAACTCTCGCGGGCCAGCTACCGAAAGATGAAGCAGAACCTGTGGTGGGCTGCCGGGTACAACCTCATTTCCGTTCCGCTGGCGGCGGGGGTCTTGGCCCCCATCGGTTTCGTGCTCCCGGTGGCAGTTGGCGCACTTCTGATGTCAGCTTCGACGGTTGTGGTGGCGCTGAACGCGCAGTTGCTCCGCCGGCTCGATCTCAGTCCCGAAGCCAGCGTCGCCGCCGCGCTGGGGGTTCACGGCACGAAGGCTCCAGCTACCTTGGTCCAGAGCCGCTGA
- a CDS encoding DDE-type integrase/transposase/recombinase encodes MTQRQAVTKKKALAYRGAVRAGKSRILDELVELTGWHRDYARAALRGALTLKVVKLRRDGELDVTDAEAALLMRMSAATIDRRLAPERVKMMSRGRSHTKSGTLLKSQIPIRTWAEWDDAVPGFVEIDLVGNEGGNASGEFCFTLTVTAIATGWTVNRSVQNKAEKWVFEALQHVMGVFPFPIIGIDSDNGSEFINHHLFDYCTANEITFTRSRANHSNDGAHVEQKNWTHVRELVGYLRYDTATELAKLNEIWDLDRVFTNYLLPQQKHVFKQRNGAKVTKKYDTAATPHQRATARDDMRKRPIIRMNAEFKRIKPAALSRHILALTGELETLALAKKPAAVKPTVNRAFNQ; translated from the coding sequence ATGACGCAGCGGCAGGCTGTGACGAAGAAGAAGGCACTCGCGTATCGGGGCGCTGTCCGTGCGGGCAAGTCCCGGATCCTTGATGAGCTGGTGGAGTTGACGGGGTGGCATCGCGACTATGCCAGGGCGGCGTTGCGGGGTGCTTTGACGTTGAAGGTTGTGAAGCTGCGCCGTGATGGAGAGCTGGACGTCACGGACGCTGAGGCGGCGTTGCTGATGCGGATGAGCGCGGCGACGATCGATCGTCGACTGGCACCGGAACGCGTCAAGATGATGTCGCGGGGCCGGTCCCATACCAAGTCCGGGACGTTATTGAAGTCACAGATTCCGATCCGCACGTGGGCGGAGTGGGACGACGCGGTCCCCGGGTTTGTGGAGATCGACCTCGTCGGGAATGAGGGTGGGAACGCGTCGGGAGAATTCTGTTTCACCCTGACGGTGACTGCCATCGCGACGGGGTGGACCGTGAATCGCTCCGTGCAGAACAAGGCAGAGAAATGGGTATTCGAGGCACTGCAGCACGTGATGGGAGTGTTCCCGTTTCCCATCATCGGCATTGATTCGGACAACGGAAGCGAGTTCATCAACCACCACTTGTTTGACTACTGCACGGCGAATGAAATCACTTTCACGAGGTCGCGGGCCAACCACAGCAATGATGGCGCTCACGTCGAGCAAAAGAACTGGACTCACGTGCGCGAATTGGTCGGTTACCTCCGCTACGACACCGCCACTGAACTGGCCAAGCTCAACGAGATTTGGGACCTCGACCGGGTGTTCACGAACTACCTCCTGCCCCAGCAGAAGCACGTGTTCAAGCAGCGCAACGGCGCGAAGGTGACCAAGAAGTACGACACCGCGGCCACCCCGCACCAGAGGGCGACCGCTCGCGACGACATGCGCAAACGACCGATCATCCGGATGAATGCGGAGTTCAAACGCATCAAGCCTGCGGCCTTGTCCCGTCACATCCTCGCGCTGACCGGCGAGCTCGAAACCCTTGCCCTGGCCAAGAAACCCGCCGCAGTGAAACCCACTGTGAACCGGGCCTTCAACCAGTGA
- a CDS encoding APC family permease, with protein MMTGSISLGTGVMIGAGIFALVGQVAEFAGDWFPLAFLLGAIVSGVSSYSYVRYSSVNPSSGGIAMLLKDAYGPGVVAGSFSLFMYVSMVVAESLLARTFGTYLLRPFGLQGSAILVPVLGVAAIVAAAVVNLVSNKLVERSATTTAVLKILGIALLAIAGLIGAGLSGDGFFSKSSGDSLGIAGLLAGTTLCVLAYKGFTTITNQGDDIRDPKKNLARSIVISLLICAMLYLLITVSVESSIGAEGVVKARDYALVQAAEPLFGSWGVGITVAIAVVATLSGLLASLYSVSRLYAMLQGIRQAPSLPKRISHQPMIITAGLAILATAFLDLSQIASMGAFLYLAMDISVQWAVIRHLRSKIQAKVWVPALTIVLDLAILVPFTVLKVQNDLFTVIVAAAVAASIVIAQILAVRARTNGV; from the coding sequence ATGATGACCGGATCGATCTCCCTCGGAACCGGGGTGATGATCGGCGCGGGGATTTTCGCGCTCGTCGGTCAAGTTGCCGAATTTGCCGGAGATTGGTTTCCGCTCGCCTTCCTCCTCGGCGCGATTGTCTCTGGAGTCAGCTCTTATTCGTATGTTCGATACTCGAGTGTGAACCCGTCTTCGGGCGGTATCGCGATGCTGCTGAAGGATGCCTACGGTCCCGGTGTGGTCGCCGGGTCATTCTCGCTTTTTATGTATGTGTCTATGGTGGTCGCGGAGAGTCTCCTGGCTCGTACGTTTGGCACGTACCTGTTGCGCCCCTTCGGCCTTCAGGGCTCCGCGATTCTCGTGCCCGTGCTGGGTGTCGCTGCGATCGTCGCCGCTGCGGTCGTGAACCTCGTCAGCAATAAGCTCGTCGAACGCTCAGCGACCACTACTGCGGTGCTGAAGATCCTCGGCATCGCCCTACTCGCGATTGCCGGTCTGATCGGCGCCGGGCTATCCGGCGACGGATTCTTCTCGAAGTCTTCTGGTGACTCCCTCGGTATCGCGGGACTTCTGGCAGGTACAACGCTCTGCGTCCTCGCCTATAAGGGCTTCACCACGATCACCAATCAGGGCGATGACATCCGCGACCCGAAGAAGAACCTCGCACGTTCGATCGTCATCTCGCTGCTCATTTGCGCGATGCTGTATTTGCTGATCACGGTGTCTGTGGAGTCGAGCATCGGCGCCGAAGGCGTCGTCAAGGCCCGCGACTACGCGCTCGTACAAGCGGCCGAACCCCTCTTCGGGTCATGGGGAGTCGGTATCACCGTTGCGATCGCTGTCGTCGCGACCTTGTCGGGTCTGCTCGCCAGTCTCTATTCGGTGTCTCGCCTCTACGCCATGCTCCAGGGCATCCGGCAGGCGCCATCGCTGCCCAAGAGAATATCGCACCAGCCGATGATCATCACCGCAGGTCTCGCCATTCTCGCCACCGCTTTTCTCGATCTCAGCCAGATTGCCTCGATGGGGGCATTTCTCTACCTGGCTATGGACATCTCCGTACAGTGGGCCGTCATTCGCCACCTGCGTTCAAAAATCCAAGCAAAAGTGTGGGTTCCAGCACTTACCATCGTGCTCGATCTGGCGATCCTGGTCCCCTTCACCGTCCTCAAGGTTCAGAATGATCTTTTCACCGTCATCGTTGCGGCAGCGGTCGCGGCATCAATCGTTATCGCGCAGATCTTGGCTGTCCGCGCCAGGACGAACGGCGTGTGA
- a CDS encoding potassium channel family protein translates to MPAGFTYSSGPVPGGGGFSDGLYLSMVTISTLGFGDIVPASAWLRVITPLEALFGFALLTAAVSWILQIYPALTRRRVLAIRLSVLRRADVARTVHDPRSAMLPRLLDELSIAITQAGVDLREYSETYYFRDADPDSSLAATLPYAVELGRIGTIAPAVDVRLAATILNCALEEFAKVLRERFRHTGHSTPEVLAAYASDHGHPPA, encoded by the coding sequence ATGCCCGCAGGCTTTACCTATAGCTCTGGACCGGTCCCGGGAGGTGGGGGCTTTTCGGATGGCCTCTATCTGTCGATGGTCACTATCTCCACTCTCGGTTTTGGCGACATTGTCCCGGCCTCCGCTTGGTTGCGTGTCATCACGCCGCTCGAGGCATTGTTCGGTTTCGCACTCCTCACCGCCGCAGTGTCCTGGATACTACAGATCTATCCGGCGTTGACCCGCCGCAGGGTTCTGGCGATCCGGTTGTCGGTGCTGCGTCGCGCTGATGTCGCCAGGACAGTGCACGACCCCCGCTCCGCCATGCTACCGAGGCTGTTGGATGAGCTGTCTATCGCCATCACCCAAGCCGGGGTCGACCTCCGCGAATATTCGGAGACGTATTACTTTCGAGATGCCGACCCCGATTCTTCGCTCGCCGCAACGCTTCCGTACGCGGTGGAACTGGGACGGATTGGTACCATCGCGCCGGCGGTCGACGTGCGACTAGCGGCAACAATCTTGAATTGTGCGCTCGAGGAGTTTGCGAAAGTTCTGCGGGAACGGTTCCGGCACACCGGTCACAGCACGCCGGAGGTTCTCGCCGCCTATGCGTCCGACCACGGGCATCCACCCGCATAG
- a CDS encoding type II glyceraldehyde-3-phosphate dehydrogenase, with translation MPKKIRVAVNGYGVIGKRVADAVRVQQDMELVGVSDVISDYRIKTAVTLGISVYASTTEGSAQMDAAGLPVAGGLHQLLDKVDVVVDCTPAKIGAGNLERYREHGVKAIFQGGEKHELTGHSFVAHANYATALGRETTRVVSCNTTATVRTLTALKDAGLLAKARGVLIRRATDPWESDHSGIMNTIVPEGRIPSHQGPDAQSVDSSLDVVTMAAKGSHTQNHMHYWTVELSRTADREEVLDALRAESRIALVRRADGIVALNSTIELMRDLGRPRGDMYEVALWEDILTVQGNELFYTYTVDNQAVVIPENIDAIRALAGTVTNAAESIRRTNDALGVRQDFTTVPENTRTGSVGT, from the coding sequence ATGCCGAAAAAAATACGTGTCGCCGTTAACGGTTACGGGGTCATCGGCAAACGCGTCGCGGACGCGGTCAGGGTCCAGCAGGACATGGAACTGGTCGGTGTCAGCGACGTAATTTCGGACTACCGCATCAAAACCGCCGTAACGCTGGGCATTTCCGTCTATGCCTCCACGACGGAGGGCTCAGCGCAGATGGATGCTGCCGGGCTGCCGGTGGCCGGTGGGCTGCATCAACTGCTGGACAAAGTAGATGTCGTCGTGGACTGCACGCCAGCCAAGATTGGTGCCGGCAATTTGGAGCGTTACCGCGAACACGGGGTCAAAGCTATCTTTCAGGGCGGTGAAAAACACGAACTCACCGGCCACTCCTTCGTCGCCCACGCCAACTACGCCACCGCCCTCGGTCGGGAGACCACCCGGGTGGTCTCCTGCAATACCACCGCCACCGTTCGAACCCTGACAGCGCTCAAGGACGCGGGGCTACTCGCTAAGGCGCGCGGGGTTCTTATTCGTCGTGCCACAGACCCATGGGAATCGGATCACTCCGGCATCATGAACACCATCGTTCCTGAAGGCCGCATTCCCAGTCATCAGGGGCCGGACGCACAGAGCGTGGATTCGAGCTTGGACGTTGTCACCATGGCCGCTAAGGGATCGCACACTCAAAACCACATGCACTACTGGACTGTGGAGCTGTCCCGGACCGCAGACCGGGAGGAAGTACTCGATGCGCTGCGGGCTGAGTCGCGAATCGCCCTGGTCCGCAGAGCAGACGGCATCGTGGCGCTCAATAGCACCATCGAGCTTATGCGCGACTTGGGCCGGCCACGCGGGGACATGTATGAAGTCGCGCTCTGGGAAGACATTCTCACCGTCCAAGGCAACGAATTGTTCTACACCTACACGGTCGATAATCAAGCGGTCGTCATACCCGAAAACATCGACGCCATCCGGGCGTTGGCCGGAACCGTCACCAATGCCGCAGAATCCATCCGTCGCACCAACGACGCCCTCGGGGTCCGCCAGGACTTCACCACGGTTCCCGAAAATACGCGGACCGGGAGCGTGGGCACATGA
- a CDS encoding beta-phosphoglucomutase family hydrolase — translation MRLDHLWPAPGHADGGTASGFAAVIFDMDGVVTDTAGVHAAAWKALFDQTLPRINDALSPFDAERDYRAFVDGRPREDGVRTFLASRGITLPEGSAGDGPEQLTVHGLATRKQGILATELAGGGVKVFADAVELLQALAAVQVPVALVTSSRNSAAILDAAGIADLFPVRVDGTDAVRLALPGKPDPAMFWEAARRLQVAPADAAVIEDAAAGVRAAASGRFGLVVGVDRTDTGARLAAAGADVVVRDLAGLRPKLLGPTGDAGASWCGGAKAGTPEAWNLVYDQFDPVQEGTREALCTLGNGYWATRGSVPGSTADGVHYPGTYLAGIYNRLSTDLDGRTVETEDLVNAPDWAFLTVRAADGPVLRAGTAEMLSHHQDLDLRRGVLTRTNSYRDSAGRSTRVTSRQFQSLAEPHLAAVEVTIEAEDWSGEVIVESAVNGAVSNSNVAADSALAHEHLVPSDITVPDGDTVIYEADTSQSGIRIATAIRTHTGGDVTGLRLIREKARAGHEITLRLACGIPVRIEKTAAVATSKDRAVSTAGLDAGHRIDRAPGFAVLLAAHERAWGELWARFGIRLQAGSRQSLALNLHIFHVLQTVAFASPDLDAGLPARGLHGEGYRGHVFWDELFVYPVLTLRRPELTRASLLYRYRRLDAARAAARAEGLAGAMFPWQSGSDGREETPDELFNPRNQMWMPDNSRRQRHVGLAVAYSVWQYYQATADTGFLVDYGAEILVEVARLFTSMAVHDPTDDRYDISGVMGPDEYHDGYPDAVGKGVRNNAYTNVLAAWVLSRAAETVQLLVGHDCDPLRRRLGLEPEEAARWERISQRLRISFHADGVISQFEGYEQLEEFDWDAYRTRYGNIGRLDLILQAEGDTTNRYKLSKQADVLMLFYLFSAEELRDIFARLGYTLSPDLIPTTVGYYLARTSHGSTLSRLTHSWVLARTDRRQSWALFEQALEADLADTQGGTTREGIHLGAMAGTADMVIRCYAGVETRQDTLWIHPVLPAALTGATFQLSYRGQPVSISLTHDRVSLRLHPCSAGPISVCVEGTRKTLQPGQFWDVPLQSAPARTLHSSPVSGGTSIVGTTP, via the coding sequence ATGCGTCTGGATCACTTGTGGCCAGCACCCGGGCACGCTGACGGCGGCACGGCCTCCGGTTTTGCTGCGGTCATCTTCGACATGGACGGAGTGGTCACCGACACCGCCGGGGTGCATGCTGCGGCGTGGAAGGCGCTCTTCGATCAGACCCTGCCCCGGATCAACGACGCGCTGTCGCCCTTTGACGCGGAGCGGGACTACCGCGCCTTCGTTGACGGGCGGCCTCGGGAGGACGGGGTGAGAACGTTCCTGGCCTCGCGCGGAATTACCCTGCCTGAGGGCAGCGCGGGGGACGGGCCGGAGCAACTCACAGTCCATGGGCTGGCCACCCGCAAGCAGGGTATCCTCGCCACGGAGCTGGCCGGTGGCGGGGTGAAGGTGTTTGCGGATGCGGTGGAATTGCTGCAGGCTCTGGCCGCGGTGCAGGTGCCCGTTGCACTCGTGACCTCCAGCCGCAACAGTGCCGCAATCCTTGACGCTGCCGGGATCGCAGACTTGTTCCCGGTCCGGGTCGACGGGACGGACGCGGTCCGGCTCGCACTGCCGGGCAAACCGGATCCAGCCATGTTCTGGGAGGCGGCCCGCCGACTCCAGGTGGCACCAGCCGACGCCGCCGTGATCGAGGACGCTGCCGCAGGCGTCAGGGCCGCCGCCAGCGGCAGGTTCGGCCTGGTCGTGGGCGTGGACCGAACCGACACCGGGGCCCGGCTCGCCGCAGCCGGCGCGGACGTGGTGGTCCGGGACCTGGCCGGCCTGCGGCCAAAGCTCCTGGGGCCTACCGGGGACGCAGGTGCGTCCTGGTGCGGAGGCGCGAAGGCCGGCACACCGGAGGCCTGGAACCTGGTCTATGACCAATTCGACCCGGTTCAGGAAGGAACCCGGGAGGCGCTGTGCACCCTGGGCAACGGGTACTGGGCCACCCGCGGAAGTGTGCCCGGCAGCACCGCGGACGGCGTGCACTACCCGGGGACCTACCTGGCAGGAATCTACAACCGGCTCAGCACCGACCTCGACGGACGCACCGTCGAAACCGAGGACCTGGTCAACGCCCCCGACTGGGCCTTCCTGACCGTGCGGGCGGCGGACGGGCCCGTTCTGCGGGCCGGTACAGCCGAGATGCTCAGCCACCACCAGGACCTGGACCTGCGCCGCGGGGTGCTGACCCGCACCAACTCCTACCGTGACAGCGCCGGCCGGAGCACCCGGGTTACCTCTCGGCAGTTCCAGTCCCTGGCCGAACCGCACCTGGCCGCCGTGGAAGTGACCATCGAGGCTGAGGACTGGTCCGGTGAGGTGATCGTCGAATCGGCGGTTAATGGCGCTGTGTCCAACAGCAACGTGGCAGCAGATTCTGCTCTGGCCCACGAGCACCTCGTTCCGTCCGACATCACGGTACCGGACGGTGACACGGTGATCTACGAGGCGGATACCAGCCAGTCCGGGATCAGGATTGCCACCGCTATCCGCACGCATACCGGCGGCGACGTCACCGGCCTCCGGCTGATTAGGGAGAAGGCCCGCGCTGGACACGAGATCACCCTGCGCCTGGCATGCGGGATACCGGTGAGAATCGAGAAGACCGCCGCGGTGGCGACCTCCAAGGATCGCGCCGTCTCGACCGCTGGTCTGGATGCTGGACACAGGATCGACCGGGCCCCGGGGTTCGCGGTCCTGCTGGCCGCCCACGAGCGGGCATGGGGGGAACTCTGGGCCAGGTTCGGCATCCGGCTGCAGGCGGGGAGCAGGCAATCGCTGGCCCTGAACCTGCATATTTTCCACGTGCTGCAGACCGTCGCGTTCGCCAGCCCGGACTTGGATGCGGGACTGCCGGCCCGGGGCCTGCACGGAGAAGGGTACCGCGGACATGTTTTCTGGGATGAGCTGTTCGTCTACCCGGTTCTGACCCTGCGCCGGCCTGAATTGACACGGGCGTCGCTGCTCTACCGGTACCGCCGCCTCGACGCAGCCCGGGCCGCAGCCCGCGCCGAAGGCCTGGCCGGAGCGATGTTCCCCTGGCAGTCAGGCAGCGACGGTCGCGAGGAAACCCCCGACGAACTGTTCAACCCGCGCAATCAAATGTGGATGCCAGACAACTCCCGTCGGCAACGCCATGTCGGCCTGGCCGTGGCCTACAGCGTCTGGCAGTACTACCAGGCCACCGCCGACACCGGCTTCCTCGTCGACTACGGGGCCGAGATCCTTGTGGAAGTGGCACGACTGTTCACCTCCATGGCCGTCCACGATCCGACCGATGACCGCTACGACATCAGCGGGGTGATGGGCCCGGACGAATACCACGACGGCTACCCTGACGCCGTGGGGAAGGGGGTGCGCAACAACGCGTACACCAACGTCCTGGCCGCGTGGGTCCTGTCCCGTGCCGCGGAGACGGTGCAGCTACTGGTGGGCCACGACTGCGATCCGCTCCGGCGCCGGCTTGGCCTGGAACCGGAGGAAGCTGCCCGCTGGGAGCGCATTAGCCAGCGGCTGCGGATATCGTTCCACGCCGACGGCGTTATCAGCCAGTTCGAAGGCTACGAACAGCTGGAGGAATTCGACTGGGACGCTTACCGGACCCGGTACGGGAACATTGGCCGGTTGGACCTGATCCTGCAGGCCGAAGGCGACACCACCAACCGGTACAAGCTCTCCAAACAGGCAGACGTCCTGATGCTGTTCTACCTGTTTTCCGCCGAGGAACTACGCGACATCTTCGCCCGCCTCGGGTACACACTGTCACCGGACCTCATTCCGACGACGGTGGGATACTACCTGGCCCGCACCAGCCACGGCTCGACCCTGAGCCGGCTCACACACAGCTGGGTGTTGGCCCGGACCGACCGGCGACAGTCCTGGGCGCTGTTCGAACAGGCGCTGGAGGCGGACTTAGCCGACACCCAGGGGGGGACCACCCGTGAAGGGATCCACCTCGGGGCCATGGCCGGGACCGCCGACATGGTGATCCGCTGCTACGCCGGCGTGGAAACCCGGCAGGACACTCTCTGGATACACCCGGTCCTACCCGCCGCGCTGACCGGCGCAACCTTTCAACTCAGCTATCGGGGCCAACCGGTGAGCATCTCTTTGACCCACGACCGGGTCAGTTTGCGTCTGCACCCCTGCTCGGCTGGCCCCATCAGCGTGTGTGTTGAGGGCACGAGGAAAACTCTGCAACCCGGACAGTTCTGGGATGTGCCCCTGCAGTCTGCACCTGCCCGCACACTGCACAGTTCTCCCGTCAGCGGCGGCACATCAATCGTGGGGACGACGCCGTGA